CAAAATACATGAGAATTAATATTATGACTCAAACAAAatacaaatatataaatatttccagaaCAAGTAAAGGCTTATTTTGTTTAACTCATACTCCTGATATTTATTTTGACTGCCGCGGATATATAAGATCTTGAGTTCTAGGTTAACTTTTATTTTGGATATATAAtaaagaaatttattttatttttgcttGAAAAGATGATTATCCAAAGCACGTAATCCAAAATTGAGGAATTCCTCGATGCTTTCTGGAATTGGATTTTCTTCGTTCACCCTTTGAAATTTGCCATAATATTTCAGCAGGGTTCCATCGCCCTTCAAGGGATTCACAGCTACAGTGCCATTGAACCACTTGTAGAAATTGAGGACATCCCCACCAACAAACGtgtaatttattgttttattctCTTCATCTACTACTTCCAGCTTCTCTGCGAGATTCACTATCGGCGATCCTGGATGCATATATaccaaattataaatataatgaaCATGGCAGTACAATAATTTTGGCATTTTTAGTGTTAGACTAaattaatatcaaaattatttgaaCTTGCAAGCCCAATTTTTCATTGTTCAAATGCAATCTTGATTCCGTTGGGTTTATAGATTATAAACCAATTAGTAAAATATGTGCATGCATGATCAGTTGAAAAACGGTACGTACGTACCTTGTGGATATTTGACCAAACGCACGGTGCCTGCGTTGTTCCCATCCCCTTCGAGCACCTCAATGCCCGTGAACACTTGGGGGAACTCCCTTGCAGCACAAATGGTGAAATTGTACACCCAATCCCATACCTTTTCTGGATTACATTTCATTTCTACTTCTACAGAAAACGTGGATGCCATCATATTACAAAAGAAATATTTCTAGTCTAGCTagtaaatatataaatacatatatatctatatatgtatgtatgtatgtatgtatatacttGTGTGATTTAAGGCCTGAAATTGTGCTTCTATTTATAGACTGAGACAAATATTCTTTCAGTACGGTGCTAAATGACCAGTTTCTAGATTTATCAGCTGGAAAAAATACTTTTCACGTTGTAGTAAGccaaatttattatgtttatgttattcaTTGTACGTGTAGCGGTGTAGGCCAAGTGCCCGTTGCTCGTTTGAATATTCAAAGTTGATGTGGATGAATTTAAGACAACGtagattaaaaaatataatttgagaAAGTAAATTAATAATTTCTTGATGCTTTAGTAAATTTACTTGTGTGACAAATCACACCAGTTTCTAGAAAAATGAATTCAGTTGGACGAATTGTCTATCATGTCATCGGAAGTTATGAATTAATTCCGAGGTTCTGCTGgtgttaaatataatttatttaaagagattgATTTGCACCAGCCACCATGTTTGATCATGGTGTTCCTCGGAAATCATAAAATTTTGGAATCTCAAGTCTCAGGATAACGATTTGtcctttttaatttatttattaaaattctaTTTTTTACGTTGACCGACTCCTCTATACTTCATATATTTGGTACTAACATTCCtcatattttataatttgaCACTTTCACCATTCTGTCCATTGCTAGGTTAACTTTTCCatcaaaaaatatgaaattttacaTTATCGTTTATATAAATACACATTGAAAATGTTCTAAattagaaatattttcataacatTGTTTTAatgtctttaaaaaaaaatatttgacgCGCGCGCACACACTAATTTCTCAATTAATGACTAATAAAACGATTGACATGATAACTATCATTAATGGGAATTACCTACACTTCACAAGCTAGAGAAGAAAAATTGGGGTTTCagtattttgcaaatttttaaaCACTAGTGAGATTCAGTATTTCGGTGATATCTCATAACTTAGTAATCTAAATGACCAGCGAGCAAGAAGTCTGAacagaaaactcaattttctACAAATCATAATTCAAATCGGTCCAGTTAGTTCGGATTTTATCTAGGAGAAATAGAGCTTTCAAGATCAAGCTAGAAGTCACGGATACAACAAACGGCAGGACTTGACCAGCTCTGGTATTTTTCTCATATCGCA
This window of the Primulina tabacum isolate GXHZ01 chromosome 4, ASM2559414v2, whole genome shotgun sequence genome carries:
- the LOC142541698 gene encoding MLP-like protein 423 translates to MMASTFSVEVEMKCNPEKVWDWVYNFTICAAREFPQVFTGIEVLEGDGNNAGTVRLVKYPQGSPIVNLAEKLEVVDEENKTINYTFVGGDVLNFYKWFNGTVAVNPLKGDGTLLKYYGKFQRVNEENPIPESIEEFLNFGLRALDNHLFKQK